The genomic region GATCGCCCAAAACATCCTCTAGCAGCAGCGACAGCAGTTCCAGCACTTTTGCTTGCAGATACAACCGCTGCATTCCACCTGCAAACGGTGAATGAACAATTTGCCACGCAATCTTTTGTACGGCTGGAGTCACCATCGGAAAAAATGACGGTTTCCATTCATTTGTGCGAATCATCAGATCCAAAATTGCCACCTGTCTGGGATCGCCAATAAACAAATCTACTAGCGATTCAGGTTTTATATGCACATCTACAAGAAGTGATTGCTGCGATCGCCTCCACCATCCCACAGACGCAGGTGCAATCCCACTACCAGATAAATAACAGCGTCTACCACCAAAAAGGGCATACTCCGAACTGTAAGTAGCCCCAGTCAAAAAGATCGAAAATTGCACTTCATGCTCATGCACCGATTCCTTTAAAATCACATCATCGCGATACCGATAATGGGAAATTTCTAAATCTATTCCCAAAGATAGTTGTATGTCTCGAAAAAAACCTTGACCTAATTTCTCCGAAAATTTGTAGCGCGTCTCAAATGCATCCAAGTTGCCCGTAACAGGGTAGCAATCAAGTAGTTCATGCCACTGTTCCATCGAAAAAATGAGAGTCATCGAACAGTACTAGCTAATAGTAGAAATTAGCAATAATATACCGCGATTGATTAAAGCTTATTCATCAGTTACCCATCTCACCCTGAACTAAAGTTCGGGCTAACAGCCAAAGTCTGATAAATCAGACTAAATCAGCATTTGAGTCCACTTTTCAGTGGACTTGAGGTATTAGGCTGTGAATTAATTCACGGGCGGGTTATAGGGTTAACTGAGAGTAGACTTTCGCGGTCTAGGTGGCTTACAATTCATCGGCAAGCCCAAACAACCAACTTTAATTGTTTGTCAACTCATTGATGGTGCATACCAGCAGACACAATATCGCTTAAAGGATGCGATCGCATCTCACGTATTTCCCAATTTGCAATTCACGCTTGAAGCGATTGTACCGCAATAAAAGAACCAGTAATGATTTAAAGCGATCGCACAAGCAT from Gloeocapsopsis sp. IPPAS B-1203 harbors:
- a CDS encoding AraC family transcriptional regulator, which translates into the protein MTLIFSMEQWHELLDCYPVTGNLDAFETRYKFSEKLGQGFFRDIQLSLGIDLEISHYRYRDDVILKESVHEHEVQFSIFLTGATYSSEYALFGGRRCYLSGSGIAPASVGWWRRSQQSLLVDVHIKPESLVDLFIGDPRQVAILDLMIRTNEWKPSFFPMVTPAVQKIAWQIVHSPFAGGMQRLYLQAKVLELLSLLLEDVLGDRGLSVVFPALKSATIDCLHQAKAILTAEFENPPLIPQLAQQVGVSERTLHRGFQALFKTSVLGYLMRRRMEQAEYLLRAGDYTVAEVANMVGYEHLGHFAAVFKRQFGLSPRECLAGKKAVLG